A stretch of Chiloscyllium punctatum isolate Juve2018m chromosome 6, sChiPun1.3, whole genome shotgun sequence DNA encodes these proteins:
- the LOC140478502 gene encoding uncharacterized protein, whose translation MLHTFMIILPMLASRLYAQNGTSLADSDSGRIFLPMEQGDFGSRESESPDPTASSETETTFSDLVTMTDSGFQENETNVLITISSPEVTPLTTNENNEAETTAHMDSKINGLSGIKENNILEVPAPGFKENNALNNSNALGVPGPKNNPAKCCPLGSKGEKSHQGADRDFGSSQNSSSGETEHFERNHEEESNIELPDSSKEIHSQEEIRKVFRREIAPSTFSEPEGSQASEGSSSTEGIIETDQQEVTKLLSPSNEKNGCATAQAFSVGLMGQIELSLIGTPVKFQNIFFNEQQLYNTSSGTFIAEVSGIYLFIYNVIVSEWKLTIGFFMNGVNILNTSSVQVNGNIGSASASLILNLSNGDEIWLGLVNSGGGTQMTHSSTSTFSGFLLIL comes from the exons ATGCTTCATACATTTATGATAATACTGCCAATGCTGGCTTCCAGATTATATGCTCAGAATGGAACCAGTCTTGCTGACAGTGACTCTGGTAGAATTTTTTTACCTATGGAACAAGGTGATTTTGGATCTCGTGAAAGTGAGTCTCCAGACCCAACGGCTTCCTCTGAAACTGAGACTACTTTCTCTGATCTAGTTACAATGACTGATTCTGGATTTCAAGAGAATGAAACAAATGTTCTAATTACCATATCATCTCCAGAAGTTACTCCCCTAACAACTAATGAAAACAATGAAGCTGAAACAACTGCTCATATGGATTCAAAGATTAATG GTTTGTCTGGCATCAAAGAAAACAACATCCTTGAAGTACCTGCACCAGGATTCAAAGAAAATAATGCATTGAATAATTCCAATGCATTAGGGGTTCCGGGTCCAAAGAATAATCCTGCAAAGTGTTGTCCTTTGGGCTCAAAAGGAGAAAAGTCACATCAAGGAGCTGACAGAGATTTTGGAAGCAGCCAAAACTCATCTTCTGGAGAGACAGAACATTTCGAAAGGAACCATGAAGAAGAAAGTAATATTGAACTTCCTGATTCTTCTAAAGAAATCCATTCTCAGGAAGAAATAAGAAAGGTATTTCGCAGAGAGATTGCACCTTCTACATTTTCCGAGCCAGAAGGATCACAGGCGTCAGAAGGCAGCTCAAGTACTGAAGGAATAATTGAAACTGATCAACAGGAAGTGACAAAACTTCTGAGTCCCAGTAATGAGAAAAATGGATGTGCTACGGCTCAGGCTTTTTCAGTTGGGTTAATGGGTCAAATTGAACTTTCATTGATTGGAACACCAGTTAAATTTCAAAACATTTTCTTTAATGAACAGCAGCTGTATAACACTAGTTCAGGAACATTTATTGCTGAGGTTAGTGGCATCTACTTGTTTATATACAATGTAATAGTTTCAGAATGGAAACTGACAATTGGCTTTTTTATGAATGGTGTCAACATTCTTAACACTTCTAGTGTCCAGGTTAATGGAAATATTGGTTCGGCTTCtgcatctctgatcttgaatctTTCAAACGGGGATGAAATCTGGCTTGGACTTGTTAACAGTGGTGGAGGGACGCAAATGACACACAGTAGTACATCCACCTTTTCAGGATTTCTACTCATCCTCTGA